One Megasphaera elsdenii DSM 20460 genomic window carries:
- a CDS encoding ABC transporter substrate-binding protein, giving the protein MKKICLLIVAFCLLALAGCAPQNAATQGGSSSGAYAVVTDDRGTVVTLPEKPQRVVVLSTSLLNFAAAVDGDLAGRSAVKAEDASLPAKYQAVPDVGPVYNVSLEKVLACQPDLVIASADHHAKLAAQLEESHIPVLVLKTKTYDDVKRNLDIIGKVYGKEDAAKAKEAELDQAVQAIADAVPAQGKRVAIIHATPSSVSVELPSSIAGDMAQLLHLQNIAADAATDGQTTRIPYSMESLVQADPDVIFLTSMGSSDKIEKRIQEDIKGNPAWASLSAVKAGRVYVLPEKYFLLNPGLDYPKAVAYMAHLVYPEAVHE; this is encoded by the coding sequence GTGAAAAAAATTTGTCTGCTCATCGTCGCTTTTTGCCTGCTGGCTCTGGCAGGATGTGCGCCGCAGAACGCAGCTACTCAGGGCGGCAGCTCATCTGGAGCCTATGCCGTCGTGACCGACGATAGGGGGACGGTTGTCACGTTGCCTGAGAAACCGCAGCGCGTCGTCGTCCTGTCGACGTCACTCCTCAATTTTGCCGCGGCTGTCGATGGGGACCTGGCCGGCCGGTCGGCGGTCAAAGCGGAAGATGCGTCCCTGCCGGCGAAGTATCAAGCCGTGCCGGATGTCGGCCCGGTCTACAACGTGAGCCTGGAAAAGGTCCTGGCCTGCCAGCCGGATTTGGTCATTGCCAGCGCCGACCACCATGCGAAATTGGCGGCCCAGCTGGAAGAAAGCCATATTCCCGTTTTGGTCCTCAAGACCAAGACCTATGACGACGTCAAGCGCAACCTCGATATCATCGGCAAAGTATACGGCAAAGAAGACGCGGCCAAGGCCAAGGAAGCCGAACTGGACCAGGCTGTCCAGGCCATCGCCGATGCCGTACCGGCTCAAGGGAAGCGGGTCGCCATCATCCACGCTACACCCAGCTCGGTCAGCGTCGAACTGCCGTCGAGCATTGCCGGCGATATGGCCCAGCTCCTGCATTTACAGAATATCGCTGCTGATGCCGCGACGGATGGCCAGACGACGCGCATCCCATACAGCATGGAAAGCCTGGTCCAGGCCGACCCGGACGTCATTTTCCTGACCTCTATGGGTTCGTCGGATAAAATCGAAAAGCGCATCCAGGAAGACATCAAGGGCAATCCGGCCTGGGCGTCCCTGTCAGCCGTGAAGGCCGGCCGGGTCTATGTCCTGCCGGAAAAATATTTCCTCCTCAATCCGGGCCTGGACTATCCGAAAGCCGTCGCCTATATGGCCCATTTGGTCTATCCGGAGGCCGTTCATGAATAG
- a CDS encoding TonB-dependent receptor plug domain-containing protein — MKPWKGKRGRIAAGASVSLHAAVYLALAAGGFFTLFQQYTRQAGVTEVMVYNAEDLAGAGGRDAAGSDEDQGGAADLDSSAGVSGTLTNGEAASPGLDEVGTAADGLTYEVISQASREKAASTGSGTVSRPPALAGKPQSASQSGRDSGGTVRAAGPGKNEAAAPAGTLQVPDAVADILDALRKKFPIKLSEAKIVPPTPAIPPSQSNTTVITAENMEAHQDTTVQQALQRVTGVTVNEMVPGISSYVKLNGDDRVLILVDGQSLANAQGSGYGRGSVDLASLPGIGAIDHIEVTKGSGSVRYGSGAVGGVINIVTKKGDRRESSLDAYTGSWGMHGYTLTDSGRAGATSWLVSGSLEQREYYAFPHGANTDHSRGDIAKKSLSLRLDQDLTDQTSLTVKAYHQDYHGHGSTYKADPAGWYLTANKPIDRLVNDYSVTYHFKKQTAQPGFLRYFNDYQRTYWSNHYFTRTQGLEWQDNWQLGSHQHVTAGAEWTEDMGTNYEAHYIDKKRHNQAFYAEDALTFGKFTVTPGLRWDNSSTYGVHQTPRLAMNYKANKDFNVYTSWGRVFSPPRLNDQFYITSTSHGNENLQPEEGYTQTLGFQYQAGPKTSLEGSIFHSNLENVIRWNRTSSYSEAENLNEEDKRGFELTWKQKVNDKWDYEAGYSYIHTKVDQGKGDGLVYDMSYNQPNGYHAGVHYHSGKWQAGADMTAGTGRNDTYYRNNSYVVWNVSASYSPDAATTMYVKVNNLNDEAYDLYHNYPTAGRNWQVGVKKKF, encoded by the coding sequence GTGAAGCCCTGGAAGGGGAAACGGGGACGCATCGCTGCCGGCGCCTCCGTATCGCTCCACGCTGCCGTCTACCTGGCCCTGGCAGCCGGTGGTTTCTTTACCTTGTTCCAGCAGTATACGCGTCAGGCCGGCGTGACCGAGGTCATGGTCTACAATGCAGAAGATCTGGCCGGTGCCGGCGGCCGTGATGCGGCAGGGAGCGATGAGGACCAGGGCGGTGCAGCTGACCTGGACAGCAGCGCTGGAGTATCGGGAACCCTGACAAATGGGGAAGCCGCTTCGCCTGGTTTGGACGAGGTGGGAACGGCTGCCGATGGGCTGACCTATGAGGTTATATCGCAGGCCAGCCGGGAAAAGGCCGCTTCGACAGGCTCCGGGACTGTCTCCCGGCCACCCGCCTTGGCAGGGAAGCCCCAATCTGCCAGCCAATCCGGCCGGGACTCGGGCGGTACGGTACGGGCTGCCGGGCCGGGGAAGAACGAGGCAGCCGCTCCGGCTGGGACTCTCCAGGTACCCGATGCCGTCGCCGATATTCTTGACGCCTTGCGGAAAAAATTTCCCATAAAGTTATCGGAAGCGAAGATAGTTCCACCCACACCGGCCATCCCGCCCAGCCAATCGAATACGACCGTCATTACGGCGGAAAACATGGAAGCCCACCAGGATACGACGGTCCAGCAGGCCCTGCAGCGCGTCACGGGCGTAACGGTCAACGAAATGGTGCCCGGTATTTCCTCGTATGTCAAACTCAATGGCGACGACCGGGTCCTGATCCTCGTCGACGGCCAGAGCCTGGCTAACGCCCAGGGTTCCGGCTATGGCCGGGGCAGCGTCGATTTGGCCAGTCTGCCCGGCATCGGGGCCATCGACCACATCGAAGTCACCAAGGGCAGTGGCTCCGTCCGCTACGGCAGCGGTGCCGTCGGCGGTGTCATCAATATCGTCACCAAGAAAGGGGACCGTCGCGAATCGTCCCTCGATGCCTATACCGGCTCCTGGGGGATGCACGGCTACACCCTGACCGACAGCGGCCGGGCCGGTGCGACGAGCTGGCTTGTCAGCGGCAGCCTGGAACAGCGGGAGTACTATGCCTTTCCTCACGGGGCCAATACGGACCATTCCCGCGGCGACATCGCCAAGAAGTCCTTATCCTTGCGGCTGGACCAGGACCTGACGGACCAGACGTCGCTGACGGTGAAAGCCTATCATCAGGACTATCACGGCCACGGTTCGACGTATAAAGCCGACCCGGCCGGCTGGTACCTGACGGCGAATAAGCCCATCGACCGGCTGGTCAACGACTACAGTGTGACTTATCATTTTAAGAAGCAGACAGCCCAGCCGGGTTTCCTGCGCTATTTCAATGATTACCAGCGGACGTACTGGTCCAACCATTATTTCACCCGCACCCAGGGCCTGGAATGGCAGGATAACTGGCAGCTCGGCTCGCATCAGCATGTGACGGCCGGTGCCGAATGGACGGAAGACATGGGGACCAATTATGAAGCCCATTATATCGACAAAAAACGTCATAATCAGGCCTTCTATGCCGAAGATGCCCTGACCTTCGGCAAGTTCACCGTCACGCCGGGTCTGCGCTGGGATAATAGCAGCACGTACGGCGTTCACCAGACGCCGCGCCTGGCCATGAACTATAAGGCCAATAAGGATTTCAACGTCTATACTTCCTGGGGCCGCGTCTTCTCGCCGCCGCGCCTGAACGACCAGTTCTACATTACCTCGACGTCGCACGGCAACGAAAACTTGCAGCCTGAAGAAGGCTATACCCAGACCCTGGGCTTCCAGTATCAGGCCGGTCCCAAGACGAGCCTCGAAGGCAGCATTTTCCACAGCAATTTGGAAAACGTCATCCGCTGGAACCGCACGTCCAGCTACTCGGAAGCGGAAAACCTCAACGAAGAGGACAAGCGGGGCTTTGAGCTGACGTGGAAGCAGAAGGTCAACGACAAGTGGGATTACGAAGCGGGTTATTCCTATATCCATACGAAAGTGGACCAGGGCAAGGGCGACGGCCTCGTCTACGACATGTCGTACAACCAGCCGAACGGCTATCACGCCGGCGTCCATTACCACAGCGGTAAATGGCAGGCTGGCGCCGATATGACTGCCGGGACCGGACGCAACGATACGTATTACCGCAATAATTCCTATGTCGTCTGGAATGTCAGCGCGTCGTATTCGCCTGATGCGGCGACGACGATGTATGTCAAAGTCAACAACCTCAACGACGAGGCCTATGATCTGTACCATAATTATCCGACTGCCGGGCGCAACTGGCAGGTCGGCGTGAAGAAAAAGTTTTAG
- a CDS encoding ExbD/TolR family protein → MQLRNRRQFERPSIMIIPMIDIMFFLLVFFMMTSLSMVDLHSLGVQLPRASAAQAQPSAPYVVTLKTDGSLWLNGQPVQEKELIASARDQQAQDSAFYVVLCADRGLDYGQVADVLDDLKRAGITRIGLAAEKGDQP, encoded by the coding sequence ATGCAATTACGCAATCGCCGCCAGTTCGAGCGGCCTTCGATTATGATTATCCCCATGATCGATATCATGTTCTTCCTGCTGGTCTTTTTCATGATGACGTCCCTGTCCATGGTCGACCTGCACAGCCTGGGTGTCCAGCTGCCGCGGGCTTCGGCTGCCCAGGCCCAGCCGTCGGCGCCGTACGTCGTGACCTTGAAGACTGACGGGTCGTTGTGGCTCAACGGTCAGCCCGTCCAGGAAAAAGAACTGATTGCCTCCGCCCGGGATCAGCAGGCTCAGGACAGCGCGTTCTACGTCGTCCTCTGTGCCGATCGGGGCCTTGATTACGGCCAGGTCGCCGATGTCCTCGACGATTTGAAGCGGGCCGGCATCACCCGTATCGGCCTGGCTGCTGAGAAAGGGGACCAGCCGTGA
- a CDS encoding MotA/TolQ/ExbB proton channel family protein: MEAILQGFQLFQAGGPVMYLLLACSLFVGYIGIERVLFYGNMDAGKAFAEQFYTQMKLRRCDQAQQLAAGSHGGLPLILQEVFQGQAGPDVKAFVEMQSGIFIAKLRNRLYYLSVIVTMAPLLGLLGTISGMIRAFSVLNIQSGQAIAITGGVGEALIATAFGLCVAILALAVHAYFTQRLDRIITDMELCFSALETMAEKVGQ; encoded by the coding sequence ATGGAAGCGATTTTACAGGGATTTCAGTTATTTCAGGCAGGCGGGCCGGTCATGTACCTGCTCCTGGCCTGTTCACTCTTCGTCGGCTATATTGGCATCGAACGGGTTTTGTTCTATGGGAACATGGACGCCGGGAAGGCCTTTGCCGAACAGTTCTATACGCAGATGAAACTGCGGCGCTGCGACCAGGCACAGCAGCTGGCTGCCGGATCTCATGGCGGACTGCCCCTCATCTTGCAGGAGGTCTTCCAGGGCCAGGCTGGGCCTGACGTCAAGGCCTTCGTCGAGATGCAGTCGGGCATCTTCATTGCGAAATTGCGCAACCGCCTCTATTATCTGTCGGTCATCGTCACCATGGCGCCGCTCTTGGGGCTTTTGGGGACAATCAGCGGCATGATTCGCGCCTTCAGTGTCCTCAACATCCAGTCCGGCCAGGCCATCGCCATTACCGGCGGCGTCGGCGAAGCCCTCATCGCCACGGCTTTCGGCCTCTGCGTGGCCATCCTGGCCCTGGCCGTCCACGCCTATTTCACGCAGCGCCTGGACCGCATCATTACCGACATGGAACTGTGCTTTTCGGCGCTGGAAACGATGGCTGAGAAAGTGGGGCAGTGA
- a CDS encoding prepilin peptidase, whose amino-acid sequence MEWPELFLWYGTAAGCTAWICYTDIRRCWIADAPVLALALGNGLAGYAGLVRPFWPVSVGVAAFFLVLYGLWPGAIGSGDIKLALALSPGCPDWGAWVMLVASFCLAAPAALVYRRWKGASVIPFGPFLLLGWWLAQGPFPSWWPGGWLW is encoded by the coding sequence ATGGAGTGGCCTGAACTGTTCCTCTGGTATGGCACGGCCGCAGGCTGTACGGCCTGGATCTGCTACACCGATATCCGGCGCTGCTGGATTGCTGACGCTCCCGTCCTGGCCCTGGCCCTGGGCAACGGCCTGGCCGGATATGCCGGCTTAGTGCGCCCGTTTTGGCCGGTCTCTGTCGGCGTCGCCGCCTTTTTCCTGGTCCTCTATGGCCTCTGGCCCGGCGCTATCGGCAGCGGCGACATCAAACTGGCCCTGGCCTTGTCGCCGGGCTGCCCCGACTGGGGCGCCTGGGTCATGCTGGTCGCGTCCTTTTGCCTGGCTGCACCGGCCGCCTTGGTGTATCGGCGCTGGAAAGGGGCCTCTGTCATTCCCTTCGGCCCGTTCCTCCTGCTGGGCTGGTGGCTGGCCCAGGGGCCTTTCCCGTCGTGGTGGCCAGGAGGCTGGCTATGGTGA
- a CDS encoding competence type IV pilus major pilin ComGC produces the protein MQTRNGFSLLEMLICVSLVLIFASFAVPRFSSATKTAQEAKVQADIRTISNAAALYEIDHGVFPASIDDLVTKDSDGKQYLQFKPLTPDKGEYQIADGVVSADYNNKHFSSDAASAQEGKG, from the coding sequence ATGCAGACTCGCAATGGTTTTTCTCTGTTGGAAATGTTGATTTGTGTATCCCTGGTCCTCATTTTCGCCTCCTTTGCCGTACCGCGCTTCTCTTCGGCGACGAAGACGGCCCAGGAAGCCAAGGTACAAGCCGATATCCGGACCATCAGCAATGCTGCCGCCCTCTATGAAATCGACCATGGCGTCTTTCCGGCTAGTATCGACGACTTAGTGACCAAGGACAGCGATGGCAAGCAGTACTTGCAGTTCAAGCCGCTCACGCCGGACAAAGGGGAATATCAGATAGCCGATGGCGTCGTCTCTGCCGACTATAACAACAAGCATTTTTCGTCCGATGCGGCGTCGGCCCAGGAAGGGAAGGGCTGA
- a CDS encoding type II secretion system F family protein gives MRRRTARLPVTLLAFFFRQLATLVGSGIPLVQAWQLLMADMPGRYRRPLHLAALQMEQGVCPSQAMDQCRAFPELACRLIRAGEQTGNLEGLCRVLADFYETKGKERRLLVQALAYPAFLLVCLILLTAGACLFIIPVFTDMMDQMAVPLPKGTQYLLAAMGALRHYGIYGLAGLTVGLLVLRWAWQQAEWRLELERQFFRLPWLQTWVLVWAWQRFSQILAVQLAGGIPLLDSLPEAAAVVPSRLFRQYILQARLLLERGCAFSQAVHAGRFGTPYVETMLAVGEMTGRYDEALASISRYYGSRLQQLAGRLQRWLGPVVLLLTGALMGFLILCFLLPLLDMASSVVT, from the coding sequence ATGAGGCGCCGGACCGCGCGGCTGCCCGTGACCTTGCTGGCCTTTTTCTTTCGCCAGCTGGCAACCCTCGTCGGCAGCGGCATCCCGCTGGTCCAGGCCTGGCAGCTGCTGATGGCCGACATGCCGGGCCGCTATCGCCGTCCGCTCCATCTGGCGGCCTTGCAGATGGAGCAGGGCGTCTGTCCGTCCCAGGCCATGGACCAGTGCCGGGCCTTCCCCGAGTTGGCCTGCCGCCTCATCCGGGCCGGCGAACAGACAGGGAACCTCGAAGGACTCTGCCGTGTCCTGGCCGATTTCTATGAAACCAAGGGGAAGGAGCGGCGCCTCCTCGTCCAGGCCCTGGCCTATCCGGCCTTCCTGCTGGTCTGCCTGATCCTGCTGACGGCAGGGGCGTGCCTTTTCATCATCCCTGTCTTTACGGATATGATGGACCAGATGGCCGTCCCCCTGCCAAAAGGGACGCAGTATCTGCTGGCCGCCATGGGCGCCTTGCGCCATTACGGCATCTATGGCCTGGCCGGGCTGACCGTCGGCCTCCTCGTCCTGCGCTGGGCCTGGCAGCAGGCCGAATGGCGGCTGGAACTGGAACGGCAATTTTTCCGCCTGCCCTGGCTCCAGACCTGGGTCCTCGTCTGGGCCTGGCAGCGGTTCAGCCAGATCCTGGCCGTCCAGCTGGCCGGCGGCATCCCCTTGCTGGACAGTCTGCCCGAAGCCGCTGCCGTCGTGCCGTCGCGCCTTTTCCGGCAGTATATCCTGCAAGCCCGGCTGCTGCTGGAACGGGGCTGTGCCTTCAGCCAGGCCGTCCACGCCGGCCGTTTCGGCACGCCTTATGTCGAAACCATGCTGGCCGTCGGGGAAATGACCGGCAGGTACGATGAGGCCCTGGCATCGATTTCCCGCTATTACGGCAGCCGCCTCCAACAGCTGGCCGGCCGGCTGCAGCGCTGGCTCGGGCCGGTCGTCCTCTTGCTGACCGGGGCTTTGATGGGCTTTTTGATTCTTTGTTTCCTCTTACCCCTGCTGGATATGGCATCCAGCGTTGTGACTTGA
- a CDS encoding type IV pilus twitching motility protein PilT, with translation MDVTALMEKAIGQQAADLHLQTGRPPMLRLAQGLCSFPGPPLSEDDVRCLLHAVGWTRDEVGDGAFSWRRSLRCRLHVCREYAGLHATIRFLYPLASLPPDGDGPLLERLSRLTQGLVLVCGPTGSGKTTALWRILQAINERRPCHIITLEDPIEYVEKGKASLITQRELGTHFPDFAEGIRQALRQDPDVILIGEMRDRPAMDAALMAAETGHFVLSTLHTPSAAQAVSRIAGAYSGDARQEVRYRLAMVLQAVLAQRRLEGQGQVEIVREILVRTPAVVQLIRNGKEYQLPTVMQTGAAAGMRTMDQALRRCRAGGSL, from the coding sequence ATGGACGTAACGGCACTGATGGAAAAGGCCATCGGTCAGCAGGCGGCGGACCTTCACTTGCAGACGGGGCGGCCGCCCATGCTTCGCCTGGCCCAGGGCCTCTGTTCCTTTCCCGGTCCGCCGTTGTCCGAAGACGACGTGCGCTGCCTGCTGCACGCTGTCGGCTGGACCCGGGACGAAGTGGGGGATGGCGCCTTTTCCTGGCGCCGGTCCCTGCGCTGCCGCCTCCATGTCTGCCGGGAATACGCCGGCCTCCACGCGACGATACGCTTCCTCTATCCCCTGGCGTCCCTGCCGCCGGATGGCGACGGGCCCCTGCTGGAGCGCCTCAGCCGGCTGACACAGGGCCTGGTCCTGGTCTGCGGTCCCACGGGCAGCGGCAAGACGACGGCCTTGTGGCGCATCTTGCAGGCCATCAATGAACGGCGGCCGTGCCACATCATCACCTTGGAAGACCCTATCGAATACGTCGAAAAGGGCAAGGCCTCCTTGATTACGCAGCGCGAACTGGGAACGCATTTCCCGGACTTTGCCGAGGGCATCCGCCAGGCCCTGCGCCAGGACCCGGACGTCATCCTCATCGGTGAGATGCGCGACCGGCCGGCCATGGATGCGGCCCTGATGGCCGCTGAAACGGGGCACTTCGTCTTGTCGACGCTGCACACGCCGTCCGCGGCCCAGGCCGTGAGCCGCATTGCCGGGGCTTACAGCGGCGATGCCCGGCAGGAAGTCCGCTACCGCCTGGCCATGGTACTGCAGGCCGTATTGGCCCAGCGCCGGCTGGAAGGGCAGGGGCAGGTCGAAATCGTCCGGGAGATCCTCGTGCGCACGCCGGCCGTAGTCCAGCTCATCCGCAACGGCAAAGAATATCAGCTGCCGACGGTCATGCAGACCGGTGCCGCTGCCGGTATGCGGACGATGGACCAGGCCCTGCGCCGCTGCCGGGCCGGAGGGTCCTTATGA
- a CDS encoding GspE/PulE family protein, which produces MDVNKLLQDALAAGASDIHIEPMDDAVRIRWRRDGVLCQAGCLHKSSLEKLVSRIKVLAGLDIANRRLPQDGRIVWKDGNRRLDLRVSTLPTVRGEKVVIRILDGQRIPLDLSALGMDDQARRCLERLIRCRQGLIVICGPTGSGKTTTLYAALHEIQDDSVSIATLEDPVEILMEGVSQSQVQAKGGMMFQDGLRALLRQDPDILVVGEIRDSETARIAVRAALTGHVIFSTLHAPSAVEAVVRLIDMGIAPYLAADALAGVVSQRLVRRKTKAGTYEGRFCLCEVVPAGRHLRTAIRSRAGVAALTEAARNDGAVLLTDVIARVLAAGWTDEQEIRRICEGGEARWT; this is translated from the coding sequence ATGGACGTAAACAAGTTATTACAAGACGCCCTGGCCGCCGGGGCCAGTGACATCCACATCGAACCCATGGACGACGCCGTCCGCATCCGCTGGCGCCGGGACGGTGTCCTCTGTCAGGCCGGGTGTCTCCACAAAAGCAGCCTGGAGAAACTGGTGAGCCGCATCAAAGTCCTGGCCGGCCTGGATATTGCCAACCGCCGCCTGCCCCAGGACGGGCGCATCGTCTGGAAGGATGGGAATCGCCGCCTGGACCTGCGGGTCAGTACACTGCCGACGGTACGCGGCGAAAAGGTCGTCATCCGTATCCTCGACGGCCAGCGCATCCCCCTGGACCTTTCGGCCCTGGGCATGGATGACCAGGCTCGGCGCTGCCTGGAAAGACTCATCCGCTGCCGCCAGGGGCTCATCGTCATCTGCGGCCCGACGGGCAGCGGCAAGACGACGACCCTCTACGCGGCCCTCCATGAGATCCAGGATGATTCCGTCAGTATTGCGACCTTGGAAGACCCGGTGGAAATTCTCATGGAAGGCGTTTCCCAAAGCCAGGTCCAGGCCAAAGGGGGCATGATGTTCCAGGACGGCCTGCGGGCCTTGCTGCGCCAGGACCCGGATATCCTCGTCGTCGGCGAAATCCGTGACAGCGAGACGGCGCGCATTGCCGTGCGGGCCGCTTTGACGGGACACGTCATCTTCAGCACCCTCCATGCGCCGAGTGCCGTCGAGGCCGTGGTCCGCCTGATCGATATGGGCATCGCCCCGTATCTGGCGGCCGATGCCCTGGCGGGCGTTGTCTCGCAGCGCCTGGTTCGGCGGAAAACCAAAGCAGGGACTTATGAAGGCCGCTTCTGTCTGTGTGAAGTCGTGCCGGCCGGCCGTCATCTCCGCACGGCTATCCGCAGCCGTGCCGGCGTCGCTGCCCTGACTGAAGCGGCCCGGAACGATGGGGCTGTCCTCCTGACCGATGTCATCGCCCGGGTCCTGGCGGCCGGCTGGACCGATGAACAAGAGATACGCCGCATCTGTGAAGGTGGTGAGGCCCGATGGACGTAA
- a CDS encoding TrkH family potassium uptake protein, which produces MNIRIILFVLGKLAQACGLALMIPFVVALFYGESSLMAFLVAIVISLFLGRLFMGQGHRPTDSLTVREGVAITALGWIMITLLGMIPYAAGGYLSVLDSIFECISGLSGTGATVIDDIEGLPASLVLWRALTHWFGGLGIIVIFIAVFPQFGKGIVHMFNAESTGPRSDRTLPRIKEMAKALFTVYVAFTIVSTLVFMLCGMPFLIAADHAFATIATGGFSPYNDSVAHFHSPVIELCLSFFMLISSANFGMYVAAWQKGFKVILDDTEFRVYLAIVAVATAAMSLDLVLAQQWDGVESLRQAFFQSVSISSSTGFVSNDFDQWPVFSKFILLVLMFVGGCAGSTTGGLKVTRIMLLVKTLAAIIRQKMHPNLVLHIRSNGEEFSMDLIYGVARFFFVYTMLGVLWTFILVFDGVAIFDAIGLSVSTMGSCGPGFGQFGATATCSALPPLSKVALCFSMLMGRLEAFPVLAILMPSFWRHRNSW; this is translated from the coding sequence ATGAATATACGGATTATTTTATTCGTCTTGGGGAAATTGGCCCAGGCCTGCGGCCTGGCTCTGATGATTCCCTTTGTTGTCGCCCTTTTTTATGGGGAAAGCAGCCTCATGGCGTTCCTGGTGGCCATCGTCATCAGTCTCTTCCTGGGGCGCCTGTTCATGGGGCAGGGCCATCGGCCGACCGACAGCCTGACTGTCCGCGAAGGCGTGGCCATTACGGCCCTGGGCTGGATCATGATTACCTTGCTGGGGATGATTCCCTATGCCGCCGGCGGCTATTTGTCCGTCCTGGACAGCATCTTTGAATGTATTTCCGGCCTGTCCGGCACGGGGGCGACGGTCATCGACGACATCGAAGGCCTGCCGGCCAGCCTGGTCCTCTGGCGGGCCCTGACCCACTGGTTCGGCGGCTTGGGCATCATCGTCATCTTCATCGCCGTCTTTCCGCAGTTCGGCAAGGGCATCGTCCACATGTTCAACGCCGAAAGCACGGGTCCCCGGTCGGACCGGACCTTGCCGCGCATCAAGGAAATGGCCAAGGCCCTGTTTACGGTGTATGTCGCCTTTACGATTGTTTCGACGCTTGTCTTCATGCTCTGCGGCATGCCGTTCCTCATCGCCGCCGACCATGCCTTCGCGACCATCGCGACGGGCGGCTTTTCGCCGTATAATGACAGTGTGGCCCATTTCCACAGCCCCGTTATTGAACTGTGTCTTTCTTTCTTCATGCTCATCAGCAGTGCCAACTTCGGCATGTACGTCGCCGCTTGGCAGAAGGGCTTTAAAGTCATCCTGGACGACACGGAATTTCGCGTCTATCTGGCCATCGTCGCCGTGGCGACGGCGGCGATGAGCCTCGACCTCGTCTTAGCCCAGCAATGGGATGGCGTCGAATCCCTGCGCCAGGCCTTTTTCCAGTCCGTGTCCATTTCGTCGTCGACGGGGTTTGTCTCCAACGACTTCGACCAGTGGCCGGTCTTCTCGAAGTTCATCCTCCTGGTCTTGATGTTCGTCGGCGGCTGCGCCGGTTCGACGACAGGCGGCCTGAAGGTCACGCGTATCATGCTGCTGGTCAAGACCCTTGCTGCCATCATCCGTCAGAAGATGCATCCCAACCTGGTCCTGCACATCCGTTCCAATGGCGAAGAATTCTCGATGGACCTCATTTATGGCGTGGCCAGATTCTTCTTCGTCTATACCATGCTCGGCGTCCTCTGGACGTTCATCCTGGTCTTTGACGGCGTGGCCATCTTCGATGCCATCGGCCTCAGCGTATCGACGATGGGCAGCTGCGGACCGGGCTTCGGCCAGTTCGGCGCGACCGCGACTTGTTCGGCCCTGCCGCCGCTCAGCAAGGTCGCCCTCTGCTTTTCCATGCTCATGGGCCGGCTGGAAGCCTTTCCGGTCCTGGCCATCCTCATGCCGTCTTTCTGGCGCCACCGCAACAGCTGGTAA